Proteins from one Odocoileus virginianus isolate 20LAN1187 ecotype Illinois chromosome 29, Ovbor_1.2, whole genome shotgun sequence genomic window:
- the LOC139032056 gene encoding uncharacterized protein isoform X1 — translation MGQGESTPLSLMTDHFPDVRARAHNLSLSVKKSKLTTFCSAEWPTLQVGWTPEGTFQPSIIQAVKEKIMAPDPWGHPDQVPYIVVWQDLVENPPNWLKPFVHRTSNPQVLVMELTSEETKKKESSKPVFQDASCPNLIDLETEARPPPYVPPLEPPGGGEGSGRAARGDHEGGPALGTRGRTRGDRSMQDPGDPELPSSTVQALPVRVGPANPSGERTYQYWPFSTSDLYNWKTQNPPFSEKPQGLIDLLDSILFTHNPTWDDCQQLLQVLFTTEERERILAEARKRVPGVDGRPTAQPHLVDEGFPLLRPNWDFEQAEGRERLRVYRQTLMAGLRAAARKPTNLAKVNLVRQEPTESPAAFLERLMEAFRQYTPINPQADESRAAVILAFVNQAAPDIRRKLQKIEGLGEQTIQDLLKAAEKVFNNRETAEEREERIRREERELAERIRKEDREYRTRENQKNQKELAKILFAGMRTGSGARELRGRQAGKKEKLERQTLKKDQCAYCKELGHWKTECSKRDSRKGMAQREKVSPENRALYMGEDSD, via the coding sequence ATGGGTCAGGGAGAATCTACTCCACTCTCTCTCATGACTGATCATTTTCCGGATGTGAGAGCCAGGGCTCATAACTTGTCTCTgtcagtcaagaaaagtaaattaacaaCTTTTTGTTCTGCAGAATGGCCTACCCTCCAGGTCGGATGGACCCCGGAGGGTACGTTTCAGCCCTCCATAATACAGGcggtgaaagaaaagataatggcGCCAGACCCCTGGGGCCATCCAGACCAGGTCCCTTATATCGTGGTCTGGCAAGATCTGGTAGAAAACCCACCTAACTGGTTAAAACCTTTCGTCCACAGAACTTCTAatccacaggtcctggtgatggaactcacttcggaagaaactaagaagaaagagagctcAAAACCGGTCTTTCAGGATGCCTCTTGCCCAAACCTAATAGACttggaaacagaagcaagacccCCCCCTTATGTACCCCCCTTAGAACCCCCGGGTGGAGGGGAAGGATCAGGAAGGGCGGCAAGGGGCGACCACGAGGGAGGACCAGCACTGGGGACCCGGGGAAGGACTAGGGGAGATAGGAGTatgcaagaccctggggacccagagttaccgtCATCCACTGTTCAGGCACTCCCCGTCCGGGTGGGACCAGCGAACCCGAGCGGAGAACGgacctatcagtactggcccttctCCACGAGTGACCTATACAATTGGAAAACACAGAACCCCCCTTTTTCGGAGAAGCCCCAAGGCCTTATTGACCTCTTAGACTCTATTCTGTTTACTCATaaccccacctgggatgattgccaacagttgttacaggtactcttcaccacggaggaacgggagcgaatcctggcagaggcGCGAAAACGAGTCCCCGGGGTCGAcgggagacctactgctcagcctcatctcgtggacgaggggtttcccttgctgcgacctaactgggattttgagcaggcggaaggtagggagcgtctccgagtgtaccgccagactctgatggctggcctgagggctgcagcaaggaagccaaccaatttggcaaaggtaaatctggtgaggcaagagcccactgaaagTCCGGCAGCCTTCTTAGAGAGGCTAATGGAAGCTTTTAGACAATACACACCCATAAACCCCCAGGCTGACGAATCGCGCGCCGCCGTGATACTAGCATTTGTAAACCAGGCAGCTCCAGACATCAGAAGGAAATTGCAGAAAATAGAGGGGCTAGGAGAGCAGACAATACAGGACTTATTGAAAGCAGCTGAGAAAGTGTTCAATAACAGAGAGactgcagaggaaagggaagaacggATTAGACGGGAGGAGAGAGAACTAGCAGAAAGGATCAGGAAAGAAGATAGGGAATATAGAACGAGGGAGAACCAGAAGAACCAGAAGGAGCTAGCCaagattctttttgcggggatgAGAACCGGATCAGGAGCGAGGGAGCTTCGGGGCCGACAagcgggaaagaaagagaagctagaaaGACAGACCTTAAAGAAAGATCAATGTGCTTACTGCAAGGAACTGGGGCACTGGAAAACCGAGTGCTCTAAGAGAGACTCAAGGAAAGGAATGGCCCAGAGGGAGAAAGTCTCCCCGGAGAATCGGGCCTTATACATgggagaagacagtgactag
- the LOC139032056 gene encoding uncharacterized protein isoform X2, whose amino-acid sequence MELTSEETKKKESSKPVFQDASCPNLIDLETEARPPPYVPPLEPPGGGEGSGRAARGDHEGGPALGTRGRTRGDRSMQDPGDPELPSSTVQALPVRVGPANPSGERTYQYWPFSTSDLYNWKTQNPPFSEKPQGLIDLLDSILFTHNPTWDDCQQLLQVLFTTEERERILAEARKRVPGVDGRPTAQPHLVDEGFPLLRPNWDFEQAEGRERLRVYRQTLMAGLRAAARKPTNLAKVNLVRQEPTESPAAFLERLMEAFRQYTPINPQADESRAAVILAFVNQAAPDIRRKLQKIEGLGEQTIQDLLKAAEKVFNNRETAEEREERIRREERELAERIRKEDREYRTRENQKNQKELAKILFAGMRTGSGARELRGRQAGKKEKLERQTLKKDQCAYCKELGHWKTECSKRDSRKGMAQREKVSPENRALYMGEDSD is encoded by the coding sequence atggaactcacttcggaagaaactaagaagaaagagagctcAAAACCGGTCTTTCAGGATGCCTCTTGCCCAAACCTAATAGACttggaaacagaagcaagacccCCCCCTTATGTACCCCCCTTAGAACCCCCGGGTGGAGGGGAAGGATCAGGAAGGGCGGCAAGGGGCGACCACGAGGGAGGACCAGCACTGGGGACCCGGGGAAGGACTAGGGGAGATAGGAGTatgcaagaccctggggacccagagttaccgtCATCCACTGTTCAGGCACTCCCCGTCCGGGTGGGACCAGCGAACCCGAGCGGAGAACGgacctatcagtactggcccttctCCACGAGTGACCTATACAATTGGAAAACACAGAACCCCCCTTTTTCGGAGAAGCCCCAAGGCCTTATTGACCTCTTAGACTCTATTCTGTTTACTCATaaccccacctgggatgattgccaacagttgttacaggtactcttcaccacggaggaacgggagcgaatcctggcagaggcGCGAAAACGAGTCCCCGGGGTCGAcgggagacctactgctcagcctcatctcgtggacgaggggtttcccttgctgcgacctaactgggattttgagcaggcggaaggtagggagcgtctccgagtgtaccgccagactctgatggctggcctgagggctgcagcaaggaagccaaccaatttggcaaaggtaaatctggtgaggcaagagcccactgaaagTCCGGCAGCCTTCTTAGAGAGGCTAATGGAAGCTTTTAGACAATACACACCCATAAACCCCCAGGCTGACGAATCGCGCGCCGCCGTGATACTAGCATTTGTAAACCAGGCAGCTCCAGACATCAGAAGGAAATTGCAGAAAATAGAGGGGCTAGGAGAGCAGACAATACAGGACTTATTGAAAGCAGCTGAGAAAGTGTTCAATAACAGAGAGactgcagaggaaagggaagaacggATTAGACGGGAGGAGAGAGAACTAGCAGAAAGGATCAGGAAAGAAGATAGGGAATATAGAACGAGGGAGAACCAGAAGAACCAGAAGGAGCTAGCCaagattctttttgcggggatgAGAACCGGATCAGGAGCGAGGGAGCTTCGGGGCCGACAagcgggaaagaaagagaagctagaaaGACAGACCTTAAAGAAAGATCAATGTGCTTACTGCAAGGAACTGGGGCACTGGAAAACCGAGTGCTCTAAGAGAGACTCAAGGAAAGGAATGGCCCAGAGGGAGAAAGTCTCCCCGGAGAATCGGGCCTTATACATgggagaagacagtgactag